The sequence GAAAACCAATCAACACACGATAttactaattatttttatgattattttaaaaGATTGACATTGATGAGTATGGTGGATACATGCCTGTAAAATGTCAGCATGCAGCCGGTAATCGTCATGTTCATGGGCACTTGTGCCGACATCCTTCCAATCAAGACCATCTTCTCCCCTGTGTCAGGGTGGAAAGCAGAATCATAGATGTATTTTGCTCGCCATAGTTGGTCTTCAGTCAGTCCAGGGGTCTTTATCCCATTTCTGCAACAAAGTAACAAGCTGGTTACATTCTCAAGATTCCACCTGAGAAGTAGTTAATGGTCTTTGATGTGGATAAGGTATCATGGGGGAGATACAATTTAATTTGGAGCAAAGTGTCCTCATTtctttcatcatcatcatcagatgTTGCTCCAAGAGAAGATAAAGTCTATAGTGGGTCAGCATAAACCAAGAGCATGCAATACTTAGGAAATGTCAGTGGTTCATGGAACAGGTGGAAGaagacattaaaatgatttagaTGCTAACTGGTGTAGACCTGTAATTTTCTATGATGTTCTTGGCTTCCTCTAGCACTTTAGGTCCAAGTAAGATATTTCTTGGGTCCGTCACCATGAAAAAATGCTTTGCTCTTCCAGTGAAGGTGCTCTGATCCCATCGTGGTTCTTTGATGTTAATGTTGCAAGGGAGTTCACCCGACATTGTCTGGAAGGAAGAGGAGGACATTTTGCAAGTGAATGGATCACTATATAGTCACATTAAAGATATAAGTGCTTTTCATAACACTAGCCCCCCTTCCTTATGTTCAGGGCCCTAacttccatggggcaagaggggTAGTTGCCCAATGTGCCACAAGGTGAGAGGTGCACAATGCCCCTGTGCCACCATCCCACCAGAAGCAGATGTGATGGACAAGGCAGGACCTCTGATCCTGACCCGGGCACCAGGAGCCCTAGTAACAGCAACAATTATTCGTTCTCATTCTACGTGAAATATTGTAGAATTAGTGAATCCAGCCGGTTCAGAGATCGTTAGTTGGGAGGAAACTGGGGCAAAGTTCCAAATGCCCATTAAAGGTCAATAAAATGTAACGTTACGCAGAACACGTTTTGAATGCACATGCTGGTGGTTAATGTCTTTGTATCTTTTTATCTGGATTCTATAATTCCATCCAGTCTTCCTACGCACTTTCAGCTTCACTGCACTTCCCAGATATCCCAAGCATGCCAATTTCTGCTCGTTGAACAAACGCCCAGATATTTTTACTCAAAATTTCCATTTGGCATGTCTTctccaaagaaaaaaagctaGTATGAATGTTCCTTTTTACGCTattctaaaacctttttgtagtCTGTTAACTATTAGTCTGCCGAGTTCTGTGTGCGAtcaatatattgtttctttaaatgGCTCAGGGGTTTAGGCTTAAAGGCATGTGATAATTAAATCCATGGAGGAGTTGTTTGAGAttgtggtagatacgtggaataACCTCTCAGCAGAAGAGGTTATTACAGTAGGGGaatgtaagcatgcatgggataggcatatgccTCCTGCATCTacgacaagaccaaggactgattaaggtccaagtctgcaggagaaacgggcgactagacgggctgaatggttcttatctcccgtcaaattctatgtttctgttttgaTGGGAGTCATATGAGGAGCGTTTTGCTGTTATGTTCTCTTGCCAATTGTTTCCATGACAACTACAGAAATTGGCAGATACTTTCCTCAAACTAGGGTGTTTCCCGTCAAAACTAAGACTCCCTCCTTATCTCTTTTTCACACATAAAACTTTAACTACAGGAATGATAAGTTAAAGACGCTGCAGCAACCAAATGGTTAATTTACAAATAACAACCGggtatatttgctttttttctgccaaacacgcatttcagtttttttgagtttttttttacaagaaaatCTGACTCATTTTTGCCATAACCACTCCCTGCAACAGAAacgacaaaaaaatatataaaaagccaGGAAGCGGCGCAGAAAATGctttcactttgtttttttcttcctttaatgGGTTTAGTCAACAAAATCTGCAAAGCATCCAAAATTTAATTTCTTGAGTTAAAAGGGTGATCGATATTTTAAGAGCTAATAGCCATATTTACCATCATCCCTGGAAATATACCCACACGTAACCATTTCAATGCCAGAATGAAGACCTCCTTTGCAATTACACCTTTTCTAATGTCTTACAGCAGATGCTAGAGGAAAATAGGATTTTCTCCTGCTTTGGAAGAGTTAAGCTCCAGTTTAATCCTTTGATTTAATCAGCCTTTAGAAACCCTGTATATCATATAGCAACATATAGCATTCTTACTGCACTCACTATATACCTGCCAGCGAATATATGCATGAATTCAACCAGACCTTAAAGAGCTGACCCTGACTCTCCtgcattattaaccctttactagCCCATCGCAAAGATTCTACATAGTGATTCGGCGAATCTGTTTCCAAAATAGTTCTAATACCTGTTCTTATGGAAACCTGGACTTGTCgctatttaaagatacacttaactgacacacctgcattcaagcagggatatcaaccataacataccggtagcaaaagcaaaaaaactggGAAGCTTCGTATAGGATCACAGCAGCGAAGAATAAGATCGAGTCAGATCCAGACTGGGTGACCCTGAGAatttgccccttcaccctgagattaggGCAAAAACCCGGAGATTCAGcatcaaaccctgagagttccagGTATGAAAGTAACCTTAGTTTTAACTCATTCAGAACTGGAACAAGCTAAGCAACCTATCCCTATAGCATTTACCCTGACaatgaaaatatacattaatatgtccATAGcatgtttttgtttgctttagcCACAATGAGACAAGAAAGAATGGCATGTTAAAAGAAAAGGTTTAATTATAGATCTCGCTTACCCTCTTATATGTCCTTGCTCAGAAGTCAAAACCTATACAGCATCCAGTGAAAACTGTGACCtctctatgacatcatcagcttGTACAGTACATGTGAGAGGGGACAACCTAACTTGTAAGCCCTCCCAGCCGCCCCGACAGCCAATACATAAGGAATAAAAGGGAGATAAACAGAAGGGAAGCCCATGACTGGCTGAACTGGTTTGCTGTCAATGGAAATCATACAGGACTCAAAGGGTGTGTTGTAAAATACTCCCCTGTGATTGGCTAAGAACAGCGGCTTAGGATGGAAAGCTGGCTGAGGGCAGACAATGCCTGATCTCAGAGTATAGAGCAGGGGAAGTTACAATGTATCTACACCCTTCATCGTTAACGTGACATTGGGGCAAGAAAACAAATATGGAAGACAAAGACTATTGGACACCATATATGTATAAGAATTAGGATTTTAGATATTCTAGACCATGTCGATTCATCGAGATAAATagttttatgtgattttttacTATATCCTTGAATTTATTAggttaaacattatatattatattaaaactaataaaatacaGGATACACTGgaagtaaggaaaaaaaatccagaaaaactAGTTCACATTCTGGATTATCGAAAATCCTGATAAATAATGATTCTGTGTCTGTATAAATAATGAATGTGTCTGtatctcattgtacagcgctgcagaatctgttagcaatatataaataaaaggtgatGATAATTAGTGTCAGTCTCTTCTTACAATGTCCTGCTTGGCCTGATGGGCTTTGAAAGCAGAGTTCGCTGTTGGATCACGGGAAAGAAATGTAAATGGACAGAGTGAAGCGCATAGTGATGTACAAATATCGTGACAAGGGAGGCCATTGATGATGCTTGGTACCGAATGTGCGGTGTAAAGGACActttatggtttgccaggaacagGCTGGTGTTGAGTCGTAAGCAGGTTTCAGTTTAAGACTCTTATGGAAAGTCTACCACCTTACTTACCCCTGCCTTGCCCCAAACCCATATCCAGCCTATTCACAGTTACACCCAATTTTCCTGCTCTATTTCCAATGTGTCAAACCACATGTGCCATGTCTGGATTTCTCTCATGCTCCATCTATTCTTTGGAATTCCCTGCTTCTCTGTCAGTTTCTCCCCTTCCCCAAACTGGCGGACATCTGATCTCATCAGTGCACCAACAACTGGACACGTGTGGCCTGGCATTTCCAACCGCTGGCTGCCAGCTGTAGCATCCCGTCTGCTCCTCCAGCAGCATGTCGGATGTGTACGAGGTGCTGTCAGCCCACTGGGGCCAGATGGCCAGTACAGGCCTGGAGACCATGCTCCTTGGGCATTCAAAGCTGATCTGCTGGTCATGCAGACTCCTACAAAATATCTGGGGTCTTGTTTGCTGGACCTTGGCACCTCAGAAGACTTATCACAGAGGGGAATATTCTAGTTGAAAACCACCTGCGTGGTCTCAAGCTCTTTTAAAATGTCAGGGATTAGTGATGACTTTATTAGGTGATTTATCAGGTAATAAACACATTCCTTTTTTGAAATGCCAAATTATGTGAAGGATTGCCTCCTTTTCCAGGATTAGGGTAGGCCTTGGTTCTCTGAAAACGCCTCCTTCATAAACCCttcatacaaataataatatagtttcATTTGTGCTAGCAGACAACCTAAGACAATCTAAGAGGCATTCTAAATTGATTTCAAGGACAAAGACTGAATGTAAGAAGAATAAATTCAGCCATTGCTCATTACGAAAGCAACTGTTACTGGAACAATCAAGTAAGTAGCTGTTATTAAACCAGATTTAAATCAatggtctatatatatataatttcacttTAAAACAAAGTGCTATAAATGTGGATTTTAAAGGGTTGGCTTAGTTCAAGCCAACCCTTTAAAATCCACATTTATAGCACGTATGCTGTTCTAGTACTAAGTGAAAAAAGTGCTGCATCTTATTCTAGAGATAACTTTTTTGACCAATTATGTAATATATCACACCCTTCCTTTTTgctgtattaataatatttgttgttattattattgcgaAAAAATGAAGGATTGAGGAACTCAAGACAGTTTATGCTGAAAGTTATTGTGGAATACACATTTgatctatttatataaatattggaatataataataatatgtgtgggaaAGTCAGGTCTGATACTCATtgatactaaaaaaaaagcttccatagttctccaatattttctattgtaaatTCAACAGGACAATTCTCATTCAGTAATAGGAAATATCTCCACTACAAAAGTGTTTGGCTGCAGCACATTTTATTGAGTTGTATTTGTGGTAGAATTAtgattttgtgtgtgtaaatatataaaaattaaatcagTCTTTTTCTCACAATTTAGAGATGATTAACAGAGAAATTAACAATGCGTTAATGAACGCCAATGGAATGAGCTCTTTCCAAGTTCCTGAGATTGCCACCAAAGAGATGACGTGTTCTCAGGACTCATTGTGCTCAAGCATGAGCAGCTGTAGCTTGGAGAATGAGCGTGAGCGATGGAATCACTCCGCAGACCCCAGGACCACCAGCCTGCTCTCTTTGCTCTATCTTGCTCTCTTGACTTTTTTTGGCAGCGCAGTCCTTTTAGCAGAAATGAGGCACCACAACCAGCAAACCCAGAATGTGCACGGCTCCCTGACGGTGCTCATGTTAACTTCCTCGGCGTGGATGCTTTGGTTTGTCTGGAAATctgcacaaaacaaaaaaattaaaatgtaccaGGATCACCAGGCTGGTGCCAGCTGGTTAAAGGGTAGGCATTGTTcctccatgcttacacatacaacTCATCCACTCTCCTATCAAACTGAAAAGAGCTCAAGTGTTTCAGCATAGATCAAAACTCATTGGGTTCCTTAGACACATGTCTTTGACACACAtacaaacccacacacacatataaactaaCAAAACACGTAACATAGGGTCTAGACACATGCCTAGTGTGCCTACTGGCGTTTCTTGCTGAAGTGATCTACATTTGTATTAGGTCAGTGAGAATACTCCACTATCCTGTCTTTAGgtcacattttagtgaataacccaCATAATTTTATTCCTTTTCATATGCTAGGCCATGTCTGGTGGGCCAACACCAGTGGCCAGTTTTGTCTGCTGTGTTTAACAATGGGGGTTATACACTATGCAGTGTTCAGGGTTACAATTTACCCTTAAATAAGCCCTGTACCGCCAGTGCCAATGTCTTCATATTTCCACTTACCCTATAGAAAATTGTGATACCTACCTCTCATTTATATCTTTGCTACCAGTGCCCATTCTCTATGGAACAGTGTTTGCCCTACCAGTGCCAACTGTCCTGAGAGACCTGTCTATGCTCATGGTGTCCCATTATCACTTCCCTACAGAGCCATTCCCCTGCTGCCGCCATCCTTATCACCAggttgtgtgtatttatatatttacatatggaCTCATTTTGGGTTTACCACCCTCACTAAATTTGTCCTGTTCACAAAATAACTCAGTATTTGTtacttttacattacatttatttatttctatatactGATCTAGAATACTGATCTATAATACAATTACAGTATTTATAGGGCTGCTCCTGGCAGGTATTTCACTAATTTTGAGATGTATTATAATCCTAATAAATgtagagataaatatatatcttgttTTCTGTAGGAGGGCTCTGCCTATTTGCTTTGGCTACTTTGGTACTTGACTGTTTAACGTTGGGATATTACCATGAGCTACACCAATGCACTTCAGTCCTTGTAACCTCATTTCCAATAGTTCAGGCTGTATTTACAGTCACACAGGTAAGAAACGCcaggggatatgacatcatgcaaCCACTTTTCATTTGCATTCAGTGCCTCCATCAAGAATTTTGGGACCAGAAGGCATGTATGTGCCTGGGCACCTCATCAACATCCCAATGCCTCCCCATCTTCTCTGAGGCCACTTCTCCCCTCTGTTTCTATTTTCCTGTCCCCTTGGTGTCCCTGCCTCACATCATTCTCCAGTGACTATACCCCTCTGCCTTCCTTCACCCCCCCAGTGTCCATACCCCCTCTGCCTTCCTTCACCCCCCCAGTGTCCATAACCCTCTGCCTTCCTTCACCCCCCCAGTGTCCATACCCCCTCTGCCTTCCTTCACCCCCCCAGTGTCCATACCCCCTCTGCCTTCCTTCAGCCCCCCAGTGTCCATACCCCTCTGCCTTCCTCCCTTGCCCTCAGTGTACATACTCATTAGGGCCAGGGCCCCATTTCAGTCTTATCAGCTATACCACTCTGATGGCAGCCCTATGTGCTTCTATTATCCACCAAATTTTGTGGGCTAAAAAGtgagtcccactgggagaaaaacgctaaataaatattatttattattattattatattataatgaataccaaaaacaaattgttcCCCAGGCAGCTGAACTCGCACAGCTTCCAAACCCACACTCACATCATCACATGCAAAGCTCTAATCTCTAGCcacaagtaaaatatattacacgTTTAAGGGATATGTGGATTACTAGTTTAGTAAAGGCCTGTAAATTTATTTTGATTGTTGATtgtgattgttaaaaaaaagtcctttgcAATGTACCGTATGTATTTCAGGTATCACTTCTTTCATTTTATGCTAAAGTCTGCATACAGGAAAAACAGCACCTGAACAGGTGAGGGCGTTTAAAGATAACGCTATTTTTCCATAGCACCCAGAAGGTTGACTTTTAGATGGGAGAGCTTTGACATGGGACATGGGGGGTATTTTGCTAGATACCCTCAAACACAATCCCATTTCTTCCAGCTATTAACATCCTCGGaaagaaagttattttttttatttgctgcgttttgtatgtttttcctGTTAATTGTAGGTTCGGCCTGATGCATACACTTGCTACAAATTTGTTAATGTGGATGAGCGTTGTCCTGGATGAGTCAATGAAACAATTAGAGGAAATATATGATATTCAAAAGGAAAATCTAAATGCAATACAGGGTATGATATGTATACAGAGTATATGCCCCCTCTATATATTTCCTTGTCCCTGTTCCTTCTTCCTATCTTCACTGTCAATGTGTCTCCTGCCCCCTCATCTCAACCCTTTTGTGTTATTGATTCTTCATTATGCCTCCATGATGCCCCTTTTACTGTTTCTATATTACATTCTGAACAAAAAGTTATTGATAGAGTAAAAAAGAGATATTTGCTTAAAAGGCTACAGAGAATAATAAATGTTCTCTCAAAGCAGAAAATAACCGTTAAACTCAATGTATCTCTACAAAAGTGTGtcttattttaaactttttggtGGCGTTGATACAGTGTATCAATGAGACAGGCTTCAAGAGCTTAGGAAACACTCCATGCGATGCCTATACACCTCACCCATGTGTCTGCTCTATACTTACCGTAATACATGTTATCGCATCTAATGTATTATCTCTGCATGTGTTCAAGGCGAAGGAACCCGCACCAATAGCTGTGTCTGCATCACCGATCTCTGCCATATTTTCTCAGAAGGAGCTGCATACCTGCATCCCTTCAACATCGAGTTCAGCCTTTTCTCTTCCACAATGCTCTACGTCATATGGAAAAACACAGGTAAAATGCCGTATTCTACAGAAATATCCGGACACAGCAAAGGCACACTTCACATTAATGGGGCTTTTGTGGGTCTGATTCTTGGAGCGTTCGCCATTTCTGCCACCTTTGGAGTCATGATTTCCTTTGGCGTTCTTGCCAAGACACCAGAAACTGTCCAAGAGGCTCTACGTATCTATTACCTCTTTAACTCGGTCTTGCTGTCGGCGATGTTCATTGCTTCTGTAATCGGTATAGTCACTTGTAGGCTTCAGAGAGGCTCTTCATTCGATGATAATTCCAAAAGTGTAGTAAGAAGTCTGGACATTACTCTACTGATGGGGAGCTCCTGCGGACCATTAATGGTGTCTGTCTTCTCGCTGGTGGCCATCTTCTTTCTGCACATTGAAGGGAACCTCTATATCTTGGACCTTTGTTTCTCTCTTTCTAAAACCATCCAGGTACTTGGCCAAAATCTATTCATAACTGAGGCACTTTATTCTGGACCTACCAAAAATAAAAGTGGTACTTCAAGGGCCTGGATCTACTCCATATCTCAAGATCCAGCGATGGAGATCATACAACATGTTGTCAGCAATAAATCTTCAGTCGAAGGTAGTAGAAGGTCTTTCTCAGAGAAAGAAACCAGCGTAAGAAGCTCAAAAATCTTGATTGACTTGGAAAAAGATGAGCCAAGAAACTTAAAAGCTGGAAGTAGCCTCATAGACATGTCCAGTAAAAGGGAATGCTTAAAGAAAGGTGGCAAACAGAGCTGTTTTAGAACACGGAGAAAGATTTTACAGAATATATCAATTCTTTTAATCTGTTACAATATATCGGTAAGCAATCTGAGTACCCTAGCCTTCTCGTAATGTAGACTTCTTTTAGGTCAATATGGCGAATCAGTAGGACAGAGTAATTATTATAAACATTGTTTCTTATGAGCTATACATTTAACACTTAAGCTTTTAGGAAACTTAAAGTCCCATCATTCTTAAAAACAAAGGTCCAGTCTTATTTTAGAATACTGACTACATATCTTGGGACTTGTAGTTCTACAGGAGTTGGAAAGCTAAATGTTGACCAGTCTTGTTCAAAACTACTTAACTTGAAAAGAAATCTCTTTAATGTAGCCCTCCAAAATGTaagaggcgattacctttcacAAGGGAGAAatatttgttaataataataacaaaaagctTTTTATAATCAGTACATGGGCACTACTGAAAATAACGCTTAGGGtttgaaaagaagagaaaggtgCCTACAGCTAGCCGGGCTTCATGGTAGTTCCACAACAGCCTGGGCGGTTTATAATATTATCCAGCCTTTGATTGAAATATCGTTGGTGGTAGTATAACGAAActgatggcttttttttaaatgttttttttttcaggtctgGATCCTATATGCCTATGGGACCCGTCCGCATTTGGTGAGCCAAATCGAGCAGTCCTTCTACGGCTTCACGCTCTGGGTTATCATTGTTAAGATCTCCCTCCCGTTGGGGATCTTCTACCGAATGCATTCTGTTGCCAGCTTGTTTGAAGCATATTGTAACATATGTGAAGCAGCTGCTTGCTAACCGTCTCCCGACACCTTTGTGCTGAAACTCTGACATTTGAGTTGCTGAATGGCATAGAATGAAGCCCACGTACAGACTCAACATCATCTTCTATATGTGATGACAGCTGTTGACATCAATGCAAGAATAGCTCTgtgggaaaatatatttatgatttcAGTAATTAGCACCtctttctgtgtgtgtgaaataTGCAATGATTAGCATTCTGTTTGTTGCTCCTTTGGAACTGCCTTTCAGTTTTTTGACTGTAATTTTAACCACAGGGCAGTAGCATCTAAACAGTTTTATATCTGATATGTTTGGTAAAACATGCTCTTTTGAAAAGGTAGATCTAATTTCTGGTTATTGATATGTCTCAAATAAAGTTAGCGCACAAAGCTGAAAACCAAGATcctgtttatttgtatatatatatatttatttatttttttattattattattgttttttttttttttctcatttatttagcGTTTACTGTATAATAAAGTCGTATCATAAGTGCAATAGTCAAACAGATTATGAATGGTGTTCAACaggtatgaatacattaggaaaggaTGTCCTTAACCCGAAGGGCTTGCAGTCTAAGTAGTACGTAGTAGTATGGGAACCTCTGTTTTTGGTCCCGGAATATTGAGGGTTAATTTCCTTCCTTCCATACAATtagtgtgaaactgtcatttaAAATTAAGCAAATGCTGAATATAATGTGATCCAGGTGCTAAGTTTCATTTACCAGCATTAACCTGGCAATATTGAGGTTTAAATGGTTTTTAGCGCTGTTTGGGGTAATAGTCACTAGTTTTAATGATACATGTATGGTCCAAAATTTTTAACTTTGTTTTGTTCAATCAGTAGTAAAATCTGCCTGTTCTAGCGACGTTAAGCAAACAACAAAGTTTAAATGATCGCTGAAACTGAAAATGGAAGATAAGTATGAAACTCCAACTTCTTTTAGGGGAACAACGTATGCCAAAATAGAAAGACTTTCCCAGCTTTTTTCCTGTAACTTTTTAAAACCCGTATTAAGAAACATCTACACTGTATCCCATATATTAATCTTAAATTCCTAATACGTATACAACGAAACTGGCATAAATAAAAGTGTCAGCTTCATTGATCTACATAAACCAGCAACAACCCCTGGAAATTCCAGTTACAGATCTTAACATAATGAGGGCCTTCATACCCAAAGCATAAATGAAGATtggaataataatactactaataataataatatttttatattatttaatggaaTAAAATAGAAGGTCAGTTATCATAAGGCTGTTATAAAGTGTTAAATGAGATGTGGGGGCTGTGTAGCATTCTTTTGCTATGCTCTGTTATGTTACACCTGCTCCTTGCATTTGAGAACATGAATGGCACTTGATCCTTCTTTTGCTCGTGGGTATTTTAAATTCATGATAGTTGCGTCCGCCCCATTCCTATTGACAGTTACTAATATGAGAAGTATTCAGATATTTGCTGATTTATACATAATTAGCCAGTACTTGTTGGTAATTTGCCCGCATTGGGTATCTGGCTAATGATTGATACCAGAAACATATAGCGCCTAATGATAAGATTGCAAATTAAAACGATAACAAGAAAACATCATCTTGTCAGGGCTAAAATCCCAGGAAGACCTAATATCCTGGCATTTTATATGTTTCAGTTGTGTCCTTGGAGAAGTATTTAACTGGATATTGTGGATGGACATAGAGGAAAAGTTTAGGTTATGTAGGCTGACGTGTAAGACATTTTAACCTTTGACTTTTTTCAGCGTTTCTACTCCAACAATTACCAACATTCTTACTTTCTTGGCTGCTGCAGGATCGGCATTAAGGGAAATCCTCCATTATTACAATTCCAACTGTAAATACAATTATAGTACCCAGAAGATAATTGTGaggcgaaggggttaatagtggatttgtgcattcgtatttgggagaacatgaaaatgaatacGAATGTGCGTTTTCGTTCTTCAAAACGAATACCGGATTAACTAATATGGCAGCAGGTAAACGTACATGAAGACGAAGAAACACAAtgcgaagaatcttcgtgttcgtcttcgttaatATCTCCTACCTAATCTCCCTGATCTCTTTCCACTGCCTCTAGGCTAccttgcaggggttaacggaaaTCCGTAACATTGCGCCAGAAGTTAAAGGatcgtaagagcgactctattggtcatcctctggcatcaacccaTGAAGAACAGCTGCCCTCCAtgggttgatgctagaggaggcccctgccggcgaccaatagagtagctcgcatggacctttaactcctggagcctcCCCAGGCATAGTTTCAGCATTAgtagttaaaggtccatacgagcgactctatcgGTCGCCGAcggggagctcctctggcatcaaccaatgaagggcattGGCTTAACCATTTGAATACTAGAATGTGAGCCCAGCATTGCTAACCTCTTTGGCATTCAAAGAATAATACTAATTAATGGTATTCATATTTCTTTATCTCATTAATCGATAGACTAATGACTTCCTTAAacactttttgtgttttgtctttTGTTTGCGTCTGAGAATGCAATACACTTGAGATGTTAGTGGGAGCTTCATCACTTATTAACAAGTTCCAGGTCACTTATTCAAGACATCGTAATTTAACTAATGGACAGGAAAAGT comes from Spea bombifrons isolate aSpeBom1 chromosome 11, aSpeBom1.2.pri, whole genome shotgun sequence and encodes:
- the LOC128468660 gene encoding proton channel OTOP2-like — encoded protein: MGSSCGPLMVSVFSLVAIFFLHIEGNLYILDLCFSLSKTIQVLGQNLFITEALYSGPTKNKSGTSRAWIYSISQDPAMEIIQHVVSNKSSVEGSRRSFSEKETSVRSSKILIDLEKDEPRNLKAGSSLIDMSSKRECLKKGGKQSCFRTRRKILQNISILLICYNISVWILYAYGTRPHLVSQIEQSFYGFTLWVIIVKISLPLGIFYRMHSVASLFEAYCNICEAAAC